In the genome of Perca fluviatilis chromosome 4, GENO_Pfluv_1.0, whole genome shotgun sequence, one region contains:
- the psmd6 gene encoding 26S proteasome non-ATPase regulatory subunit 6, giving the protein MPLENLEEEGLPKNPDLRIAQLKFLLTMDGHRQDAKVKTELMDAIKANNMAPYYEGLCKDLKWQLDGDLLSKMKKANEEELKRLDDVLEDAEKSLGESEIRDAMMAKAEYLIRIGDKEGALTAFRKTYDKTVALGHRLDIVFYLLRIGLFYMDSDLITRNSEKAKSLIEEGGDWDRRNRLKVYQGLYCVAIRDFKQAAELFLDTVSTFTSYELMDYKTFVTYTVYVCMIALKRPDLREKVIKGAEILEVLHSLPPIRQYLFSLYECRYSVFFQSLATVEQEMKKDWLFAPHYRYYVREMRIQAYSQLLESYRSLTLGYMAEAFGVSTEFIDQELSRFIAAGRLHCKIDKVNEIVETNRPDSKNWQYQETIKKGDLLLNRVQKLSRVINM; this is encoded by the exons ATGCCGTTAGAAAACCTGGAGGAAGAGGGTCTGCCCAAAAACCCTGATCTGAGGATAGCACAGCTCAAGTTCCTGCTCACAATGGACGGTCACCGACAGGATGCTAAAGTGAAGACTGAGCTCATGGACGCGATCAAAGCTAACA ATATGGCACCGTATTATGAGGGTCTGTGTAAGGACCTGAAGTGGCAGCTGGACGGTGACCTGCTGAGTAAGATGAAGAAGGCCAACGAGGAGGAGCTGAAGCGCCTGGATGATGTGCTGGAGGATGCAGAGAAGAGCCTGGGAGAGAGCGAGATACGAGACGCCATGATGGCCAAAGCTGAATACCTCATCAGAATTGGAGACAAG GAGGGCGCCCTAACAGCCTTCAGGAAGACCTATGACAAGACAGTGGCTCTGGGTCacagactagatatcgtcttctACCTGCTGAGGATCGGACTCTTCTACATGGATAGTGACCTCATCACACGCAACTCCGAGAAGGCCAAGAG CCTCATCGAGGAGGGGGGAGACTGGGACAGGAGGAATCGTCTGAAGGTCTACCAGGGCCTGTACTGTGTGGCCATCAGGGACTTCAAGCAAGCTGCCGAGCTCTTCCTCGACACAGTCTCCACCTTTACCTCTTACGAGCTCATGGACTACAAGACCTTCGTCACCTATACAGTCTACGTGTGCATGATTGCCCTCAAAAGGCCTGACCTGCGTGAAAAG GTAATAAAGGGAGCTGAGATCTTGGAGGTGCTGCACAGTCTCCCTCCAATTCGCCAGTATCTTTTCTCCCTCTACGAGTGCCGTTACTCGGTCTTCTTCCAGTCGCTGG CCACGGTGGAGCAGGAGATGAAGAAGGACTGGCTTTTTGCGCCACACTACCGCTACTACGTGAGGGAGATGAGGATCCAGGCCTACAGCCAGCTGCTAGAGTCCTACCGCTCCCTCACCCTGGGCTACATGGCTGAGGCCTTTGGTGTCAGCACAGAGTTCATCGACCA GGAACTGTCCCGATTCATAGCTGCTGGACGTCTCCACTGTAAAATTGACAAAGTGAATGAGATTGTGGAAACCAACAG ACCTGATAGCAAAAACTGGCAGTACCAAGAAACCATCAAGAAGGGCGACTTGCTGCTGAACAGAGTCCAGAAGTTGTCGAGAGTTATCAACATGTAA
- the LOC120557475 gene encoding ataxin-7, which translates to MSERAEDDVRGEQRRAARQQLKQQQIQRREGSTAMATVAERRSLPSPEIMLGQPWSNWVDAAKLHGNDGAESEESFKDFGKNREAMRLCREDMPIFGQCPAQDDFYLVMCSHCSQVVKPQAFQAHYERRHSAANKPASTSPFPVSGRNRSSGLGPGLGSGSAAGVASGGIVTRPSTAGASLASSSSNPKLLKTAKEKPGIQRRTPFAPFRTPQLDKILTPAVKVEKMHLRVDSSVKLVQAPSAPATTSPSSTSSSSITVSSNTTTITTSSSSALKPGLNCPSIPKPPLLAPGQIPNGKGHLSVLSDKKQDSSSSASSRRHINKKVTEREFNADIHCGVVDITARKPCTRSLTCKTHSLSQRRAVPGRRKRFDTLLAEHKNKAREREKDRDLHQPHSQQNPSLRDPHPSSHLAAGHDAHQVAHGNGPAPDATKPLPLSKPKFHSPGLPRLNSGHGGGTPGDPAVVHELPHHAQTTPDGFSRPSSDEGENDEREDSADKLDCHYSGYHPRPAAFCTFRSRLFGRGCYSFDRRWDRVRCALTTMMDKHVNSQMWKKIPLALENSSSVAPTHRTSTNSHSSTPSSGFLGPPSTLPQTPYSQSYEGKSVLSYGTTLNARSSPQGGAEHPAYGITQARQVSSSPQMPSAHSSSSSSAPSLASGRVPKSRSSSSSTTKSSSSSSFRPKEISSGSSTPVIPNSIGGGSSGANSNSSNTSFSSGKKRKNSSILSSSHGPSESSSSNANYSSSSSSFKKNCANVGSSGSTYHHGSLGPSSSSSLSSSHSGVHSVGLNCGPTVRTNSLSLKVEPSGGSAGGSSGPPGRGPPSGSPAESIKRMSVVMNSSDSTLSLGPFVHHQSSFSSDHHTNFSHHSADGRLEGKKRKNSPASSGINSGGGGGGGPGPGRPKVAKSPAINNIHGKHGRSIPGTPGLPNNSHLHQPKARP; encoded by the exons ACATGCCCATATTTGGCCAGTGTCCTGCACAGGACGACTTCTACCTGGTGATGTGCAGCCACTGCAGCCAGGTAGTCAAGCCCCAAGCCTTCCAAGCACACTACG AGAGAAGACATAGTGCGGCCAACAAGCCAGCCTCCACCTCGCCCTTCCCTGTGTCGGGCAGGAACCGGAGCAGCGGACTTGGGCCTGGGCTGGGCTCGGGCTCTGCAGCTGGAGTGGCGAGTGGAGGCATTGTTACCCGACCCTCCACCGCTGGAGCCAGCTTAGCGTCCTCCTCCTCTAATCCTAAACTCCTCAAAACAGCCAAAGAGAAGCCAGGCATTCAGCGAAGAACCCCCTTTGCACCCTTCAGGACGCCCCAGCTGGACAAGAT CCTCACCCCGGCTGTCAAGGTGGAGAAGATGCATCTCAGGGTGGACTCGTCAGTTAAGCTGGTGCAGGCCCCATCTGCCCCTGCCACCACCTCACCCTCCTCTACATCCTCCTCTAGCATCACTGTGAGCTCCAACACTaccaccatcaccacctccTCATCATCAGCCCTTAAACCAGGCCTTAACTGTCCTTCCATACCAAAGCCTCCATTACTGGCCCCGGGTCAGATTCCCAACGGCAAGGGCCACCTCTCAGTCCTGTCAGACAAGAAgcaggacagcagcagcagtgccaGTAGCAGACGCCACATTAACAAGAAAGTGACAG AGCGTGAGTTCAATGCAGATATCCACTGTGGCGTTGTGGATATAACAGCTCGGAAACCATGCACAAGATCCCTAACTTGCAAG ACACATTCCTTAAGCCAGCGGAGGGCGGTGCCAGGGCGGAGGAAGCGCTTTGACACACTGCTGGCAGAGCACAAGAACAAAGCAAGGGAGCGGGAAAAGGACAGAGATCTCCACCAACCCCATTCCCAGCAAAACCCCTCTCTCAGGGACCCACACCCCTCCTCCCACCTTGCCGCTGGCCATGACGCCCACCAGGTCGCTCATGGCAACGGCCCCGCCCCAGATGCCACTAAGCCTTTGCCTCTCAGCAAGCCCAAATTTCACAGCCCTGGTCTTCCACG ACTAAACAGCGGTCACGGAGGTGGTACCCCCGGAGACCCCGCAGTAGTCCACGAGTTACCACACCATGCCCAAACTACCCCCGATGGGTTTTCTCGACCCTCCAGTGACGAGGGAGAGAACGATGAGCGGGAGGACAGCGCTGACAAACTGGACTGTCACTATTCAGGTTATCACCCTCGACCGGCAGCT TTCTGTACATTCAGAAGTCGACTGTTTGGGAGAGGCTGTTACTCCTTTGATCGGCGATGGGACAGAGTGCGATGTGCCCTCACCACAATGATGGACAAGCATGTCAACTCTCAGATGTGGAA GAAAATCCCCTTGGCCTTAGAGAACTCCTCCTCCGTTGCACCTACTCATAGGACAAGCACAAATTCTCACAGTAGCACTCCCTCTTCAGGCTTCCTGGGCCCCCCTTCCACCTTGCCCCAGACTCCTTATAGCCAATCCTACGAGGGCAAGTCAGTGCTCTCCTATGGGACCACCTTAAATGCCCGCAGCTCCCCACAGGGCGGGGCTGAGCACCCGGCCTACGGCATTACGCAGGCCCGACAAGTGTCTTCGTCGCCGCAGATGCCTTCAGCCCACTCATCCtcatcttcttcagctccttcCCTAGCCTCAGGCCGGGTGCCTAAGTCCCGTTCTTCCAGCAGCAGCACTACCAagtcgtcgtcgtcgtcatcCTTCAGGCCCAAGGAGATCTCCTCTGGCTCCTCCACACCCGTCATCCCCAACTCCATTGGTGGGGGCAGCAGCGGAGCCAACAGTAACAGTAGCAACACTAGCTTCAGCTCggggaagaagagaaagaacagCTCAATTCTATCTTCGTCCCATGGCCCCTCTGAATCCTCGTCTTCTAATGCCAActactcttcctcctcctcctctttcaagAAGAACTGTGCAAATGTCGGCAGCTCAGGGAGCACCTACCACCACGGCTCATTAGGTCCTTCATCCTCATCGTCATTATCTTCCTCCCACAGTGGAGTCCACAGTGTGGGTCTTAACTGTGGCCCCACTGTGCGGACCAACTCACTCAGCCTCAAGGTGGAGCCTTCTGGAGGTTCAGCAGGCGGCTCCTCAGGGCCGCCTGGACGAGGTCCTCCCTCGGGCAGCCCTGCAGAATCCATCAAGCGCATGAGCGTGGTGATGAACAGCAGTGACTCTACCCTCTCCCTGGGACCCTTTGTCCACCACCAGTCCTCTTTCTCATCTGACCACCATACAAACTTCAGCCACCACTCCGCAGATGGGCGCCTGGAGGGCAAGAAGCGCAAGAACTCTCCTGCCTCCAGCGGCATTAAtagtggaggaggaggcggagggGGACCTGGACCAGGTAGACCCAAAGTGGCCAAGTCACCTGCCATTAACAACATCCATGGGAAGCATGGGCGGAGCATTCCAGGGACGCCAGGGCTACCCAACAACTCCCATTTACATCAG CCAAAGGCTCGTCCCTGA